CGACACTTTCCGCTCGCCTTATGGACGCTCGTTGCTAACCGGTCAGCGCGTCGAGTCGTTCCCGCGCACTCTTCCACTGGGGATCGCAACTGGGCGAAAATGTGTCGATGGAACACGAGCGACCAACGATTTCTCGCACTTCGTCGAGCGATTTCAGTTCGCCCATCGCAATCGCTTGGATCAAGACGTTGCCGATCGCCGTCGCTTCCACGGGGCCGGCAAGCACCGTGCGTCCCGACGCGTCGGCAGTGAACTGGTTCAGCAACTGGCTTTGGCTGCCGCCGCCAACAATGTGAAGTTTTGTGATCGTACGGCCGGTCATTTGTTCGATCGTGTCGAGAGTCTTTGCATACAGCAAAGCTAGACTCTCGAAAATTGTGCGTGCAAATTGACCGTGAGTTTCAGGCTCGGGCTGGCCCGTTTCGCGGCAAAACTTTGTGATCGTTCGAGGCATGTTCTTCGGATTCAAAAAGCGAGGGTCGCCGGCGTCGATGATCGATCGAAAAGGTTCCCCCTCACTTGCCAGGCGATTGATCTCGGAATAATCGAGTTCGGTTCCGTCGAGTTGCCACAGGCGTCGCGATTCTTGCAGCAGCCAAAGTCCGACAATGTTCTTCAGGAATCGTGTCGTCCCGCCATATCCGGCTTCGTTGGTGTAGTTGTACTGCAGCACAGAGTCATTGATCAATGGTTCGGGAAGTTCGACGCCGATCAGCGACCAGGTCCCCGAGCTTAGGTAGGCCCAGTCGTCGCCGGGTTGCGCAGGCACGGCGGCAACGGCCGACCCCGTATCATGCGAACAAGTGGCGATGGCTTGCGTTGCCCACAGGCCGGTTTCCTCCATGATTTCGTCGGTCAATTGCCCGAGCCGAGTTCCGGAGGGAACGATTTCTGGAAACAGCTTTTTCGGGAGACTGAAACGATCGATCAGTTTGGTCGACCAGTCATGTGTCGTCGGGTTATAGATCTGAGTCGTGCTGGCCAGGCTTACCTCGGATCGGGCCACGCCACAAAACAGGTAGTTGAAGTAGTCCGCGATATTTAAAAACTGATCGGCAACCGAAAGCGTGTCCGGGTTGTTTTCGACGTCGGCGATCAAATGGTAAAGCGTGTTGATCGACATGAATTGGATGCCAGTTTCGGCAAAAATCACTTCGCGACCGTCTTGTTCCAACGACTTGGCATACGTCGACTCGGTCCGCGCATCGCGGTACTGGTACGGCGCCGCAACGAGTGGCTGTCTCTTGTTGAACAGAACGTAATCCACGCCCCACGAATCAACACTCAGCGACGACACGGCAACACCGCGCGAAGCCACTTGGCGAAGTCCCGACTTCAGTTCCTCGAAAATGCCCAGGACATTCCAGCGGAGCGAACCTTGGATTCGCGAAACACCGTTGGAGAATCGGTGGACTTCGTCGAGTTCGATGCGCCCATCGGTGAGTG
Above is a window of Rubripirellula tenax DNA encoding:
- a CDS encoding rhamnulokinase, whose translation is MTSRHYVACDLGAESGRVILGTLTDGRIELDEVHRFSNGVSRIQGSLRWNVLGIFEELKSGLRQVASRGVAVSSLSVDSWGVDYVLFNKRQPLVAAPYQYRDARTESTYAKSLEQDGREVIFAETGIQFMSINTLYHLIADVENNPDTLSVADQFLNIADYFNYLFCGVARSEVSLASTTQIYNPTTHDWSTKLIDRFSLPKKLFPEIVPSGTRLGQLTDEIMEETGLWATQAIATCSHDTGSAVAAVPAQPGDDWAYLSSGTWSLIGVELPEPLINDSVLQYNYTNEAGYGGTTRFLKNIVGLWLLQESRRLWQLDGTELDYSEINRLASEGEPFRSIIDAGDPRFLNPKNMPRTITKFCRETGQPEPETHGQFARTIFESLALLYAKTLDTIEQMTGRTITKLHIVGGGSQSQLLNQFTADASGRTVLAGPVEATAIGNVLIQAIAMGELKSLDEVREIVGRSCSIDTFSPSCDPQWKSARERLDALTG